A stretch of DNA from Thermodesulfobacteriota bacterium:
GAGCTGGCGGCGGGATTCTTCGGCCCGGTGCGGGACTACCCGGACCAGGTGCTGATGCCCGGCCTGGTCAATGCCCATGGCCACCTGGAGCTGGCCGGGTGTACGGCCCTGGGCCAGGGAGCCCCGCAGCCGGCCGCCACCTTTGTGCACTGGCTCCGGGGCCTCTTGGCCGCCCGGGCCAAGGTGGGGGTGGAAGGGACCGATTGGGTCGGTCTCGCCCAGGAGGCGGGCCGCGGGATGGTGGCCCGGGGCATCGGGCTGGCCCTCGATACCGGCAACGCGCTGGCCAGTGCCGGGCTGTGGCAAGGGCAGGGCGGGGCAGGCCCCTTCCTCCTGGAGGTGTACGGTCTTGGCCGCCAGAGCAAGACTGCAGCGCTCCAGGCCCTGGCGGCGACCATTCCGGCCAGCCAGCCGGTGACAGCGCACGCGCCATACTCCACAGCGGCCGAGCTGCTGGTGCTGGTGAAGGAGCGCAGCCGCCGGCTGGGGCACCCCTTCTCCATCCACCTGGCCGAGTCCCCGGAGGAGGTGGAGCTCCTGGCCACCGGCCGGGGGCCGATGCAGGATTTCCTGGCTGAGCGGGGCTTCTGGGACGGCTCCTTTGTGGCCCCGGGCTGCGGCGGGGCGGAGTATCTCGACCGCCTGGACCTCTTGGACCGGGGCACCATCTGTGTGCATGGGGTGCAGCTGACCGGCCGGGAGATCGATCTCCTGGCCCAGCGCCGGGCCGGCATCTGCCTGTGTCCGGGCTCGAACCGGCGGCTGGGGGTGGGCAAGCCCAGGCTGGCCGCCATGTTGGCTGCCGGGCTGGCCCCGGCCCTGGGCACCGACAGCCTGGCCAGCAACGACCGGCTTTGTCTGTGGCGCGAGATGGCGCTCCTGCGCCAGGATCATCCCGGGGTGACCCCGGCGCAGGTCCTGGCCATGGCCACGGAAAACGGCGCCCGGCTCCTGGGCCAGGCCGGCTCCTGGGGCAGCCTGGCGCCGGGCCGGCGTGACCGCTTTCTGGCCGTAAGCTGTCAGGCCGCCACGGCTGCCGAGCTGGAGAATCGTCTCACCACCGCTCTGGAGGGGTTGCCATGCCAGTGGGTGCTGCCCAGCCCGGCAGAGGAGGATCGACCTTGCGGATCGGCATGGTGAGCTTCATCAACACCGCCCCCCTCTGTGAGGTCTGGCGGGAGTCGGTGCACGAGCCGGCCTGGCGAGTCATCGAGGCGCCGCCCCGGGCCCTGTGTCAGCTGCTCGCGGCCGGCGACCTGGATCTGGGTCTCGTCTCCAGCCAGGAGTATGCGGTGCGGCCCGAGGGCTACGCCATCCTCGCCGATCTGTCCCTCAGCGCCTCCGGGCCGGTGGGCAGCGTCTTTCTCCTGAGCCAACGGCCGGTGTCGGAGCTGGCCGGGGAGACCGTGCTCCTGTCGCCCCAGTCCCAGACCTCCAACAGCCTGGCGGCAGTGGTGTGCGAGGAGCTCCTGGGCGTCCGGCCCCGCTTCGTGCTGCCGGGGCCGGGGCCGGAGCCACCGGCGGCCGGCCGGGTGGCCATTGGCGACCAGGCCCTGCAGCTGGCAGCAACGGGGGCCTGGCCCCATCAGCTGGACCTGGCCGAGGTCTGGCGCCGGCACACCGGCCTGCCCTTTGTCTTCGCCCTGTGGGTGGTGCGGCGCCAAGTCTGGCAGGATCGGCCCGGGGAGGTGCTGGCAGTGCACCGGCAGCTTGGTCGCTGCGCCGCCGAGGGCCGTGCCCGGC
This window harbors:
- a CDS encoding amidohydrolase family protein, which codes for MAGPILHRAPWVVPVVRPPLADGAVLAAGGRIQAVGPWAELAAGFFGPVRDYPDQVLMPGLVNAHGHLELAGCTALGQGAPQPAATFVHWLRGLLAARAKVGVEGTDWVGLAQEAGRGMVARGIGLALDTGNALASAGLWQGQGGAGPFLLEVYGLGRQSKTAALQALAATIPASQPVTAHAPYSTAAELLVLVKERSRRLGHPFSIHLAESPEEVELLATGRGPMQDFLAERGFWDGSFVAPGCGGAEYLDRLDLLDRGTICVHGVQLTGREIDLLAQRRAGICLCPGSNRRLGVGKPRLAAMLAAGLAPALGTDSLASNDRLCLWREMALLRQDHPGVTPAQVLAMATENGARLLGQAGSWGSLAPGRRDRFLAVSCQAATAAELENRLTTALEGLPCQWVLPSPAEEDRPCGSAW
- a CDS encoding menaquinone biosynthesis protein, with amino-acid sequence MRIGMVSFINTAPLCEVWRESVHEPAWRVIEAPPRALCQLLAAGDLDLGLVSSQEYAVRPEGYAILADLSLSASGPVGSVFLLSQRPVSELAGETVLLSPQSQTSNSLAAVVCEELLGVRPRFVLPGPGPEPPAAGRVAIGDQALQLAATGAWPHQLDLAEVWRRHTGLPFVFALWVVRRQVWQDRPGEVLAVHRQLGRCAAEGRARLAEIGRKVAPRIPMTPEACQRYLAGIEYDLGPAKIRALERYFAILIGRGEASPRALPLQLIGGQLPVPERAPALPCGLCP